The genomic segment TACATTTTGTCAGACAATGCTCAGTAAAACGTAACAAAACTTATCTAGCTGTTATTCGTCGTGTTTTAACTGTGTTTCAATCCATTGATTGACACTGTCTTCAAGTACGGCCATAGGTAAAGAGCCTTGGCCGATAATTACATCGTGGAACTGGCGTATGTCGAACTTTTCTTTCAAGCTGGCTTCTGCTTTGCTGCGAAGTTCACGTATTTTTAGCTCGCCAATTTTGTAAGATAGCGCTTGCCCTGGCCAAGATATATAGCGATCGATTTGATCTGCCGTGGCTTTCTCGGTCAGTGCGGTGCGTGAACCCAAATAATCAATGGCTTGTTGGCGGCTCCAGCCGAAGGCATGAATACCCGTGTCTACGACTAAGCGCACCGCGCGCCACATTTCGTAACCCAAGCGACCAAAGTCAGAATAAGGATCTTGATAAAAACCGGCTTCTTTGCCTAAGCGCTCAGAGTACAAGCCCCAGCCTTCTGAAAACGCTGAGTGGTTTAGTGTGCGGCGAAATTCAGGTACATCTAATTCCATGGCAATAGCGTTTTGTAGATGATGCCCAGGGACAGCCTCATGCAGGCTAAGGGCTTCTAGGTTGTATAGTGGTTGCTGGGCAGGATCAGAGGTTAAAAAGTATGTGCCGGGCGTGCGGTTATCTGGTGGCGGCATATAAAACGCACCGCGTGTAGCTGAGCCCTTAATGGTGAACGTATTGCGTGGCAAAGTAGCGAAAAAGCTGGGTAACTTGCCATACATTTTTTGGGTGATAAAAGCGGTTTTCTCCATCACATCCTGACGGTCTTGGGCGTAAAAACGTGGATCTGTGGCTAAAAATTGCAAAAACTCTGCATAGCTTCCCTTAAAGCCCACCTGCTGAATAATCTCGTGCATTTCTTGACTTATACGTTCCACTTCATCCAAACCGAGTTGGTGAATCTGCTTCGGTGTTAAGTCCGTAGTGGTGTAATAGTTGGCGGTGTAAGCATAGTAGTCAGCGCCCCCTTTAACACTAGAAATACCCGGCTCTTGGCGGCAGTGGGGCATATAGTCATTTACAAAGTAATCGTTAAAATGCACATAGGCGGGCACTACTGCGTTTTTGATAAGCTCGGCGCCTTTGCTGGCATAGCGTTGTTTTTGCTTTTTCGTAAATTGAGCCGGAAAACGGGTAAATGGTTCGTACAATGCACTGTCTTTGGGATTTTCAACGATGTGAGCTGTGATGGTTTGTTGATAGTGTTTGAAGGTTTCACAGTGCTGCACAAAGCCCGTTTTGACCCCTTGAGCGAGTAAATCAATATTTTCTTGATTAAAGCGCGGGTAGTCTTCAAGGCTAATCAAGTACTGATCGTAATCTTGCGCAGTTAGAAATGCCATGTTGGCAGGGGCCTCAGCAAAATAAGTATGCCAACCGCTTAAAAAGTTTATGGGGAAATAACGGTCTTGAAACTCATAGCTTTTGGCTTCGGTTTCACGCTCATATTTGAATAAGCGGTAACTGACCTGTTCATCCGTACTCAGTTGTTCAACGTCAATCTGAGCCAACTTATTAAGCATCGTTTGGTTAAAGGCTTCACGGCGCTCGAACCCCTGTGGGCTGAAATCTGCCAATTTTCCTTGGGGCTTCCATGCATCTGGATCGGTGCGAAAGAATATTTTCTCTTTTTTCGCTTCTTGCCAGTGGCTATTAAGCAAATCGTTAAATTCTTCGGTGGCATCCGCCCAAGTGTTCCCTGACATCGCCAGTAATGTGAGCATAGCAAGGGGTTTGCCGATTGCATGTGAAAGTGTGTTTTTAATAATGCTGATTTTCATTAATGTGATTCTTATTTTAATAAAAGGGTGTTTAAAGCACGGCTAGTGCGCCAATCGGGGATTCTAGGCTATCAGGCGGTGTGGTGAACCAGCGTGGGCCCTTGTCGGTCATGTAAATGCAGTCTTCTAAACGTACCCCAAATTCCCCAGGTATATAAATACCTGGTTCATCAGAAAAGCACATGCCCGCCTGCAGTCGCGTTTTTTCTTGATGCACGAAGTTAACGGGTTCATGACCTTCCATACCAATGCCGTGACCGGTGCGATGAGAAAGCCCAGGTAATTGGTATTCAGGGCCTAAGCCTTGGCGTTGATAATAGGCTCGCACTGCGTCATCGACGGCACCAGCGGGTACGCCAATTTGGGCATTTTCGAAAGCAATTTGCTGCCCTTTGCGTACAGTTTGCCAAATCTTCTGTTGTTTTTTGGTTGGTTCGCCATATACAAATGTGCGGCTGATATCAGACTGATAACCATGCACCGCACAGCCACAATCCATTAAAACAACAGAGCCATTGTTAATGGTTTGAGCCTGCTTGCTGCCATGGGGATAGGCACTGGCTTCGTTGAATAAAGCCATAGTCCAAATACCGCTGCCTCCCAACTGGGCCTGAGCACTGCTCATTAGCTGGTTGACGTCTTGTTGGCTCATCCCGAGCGCAAGGTTGGCGTGCACGTATTGGTATGCCTTGAGGGTGATTTCATTTGCTTTATGCATAAGAGCGATTTCGTGATCGCTTTTAAACATGCGACAACCTTGGGTAATCGGATCTGCAGAAGTGTGTTGCATCTGACGCATTAGGCCCATAACCCCGTCGAGCACGAAATAACGTACTGAATGTTCGAAGGCCAAGCGTCCCTTTTTTACATTACGATCGTTCAAAATCTGCTGTACTAACACAAATGGGCTTTCATGTTCCTGCCAAACGCGTACGTCGTCGCCAACTTTGAGAGATTCACGGATACTCGGCTCTTCAAAAAATGGGCATAAAACAGCAATGTCACCTTCGCGAGGAATGACCACAGCGGTTAAACGTTCGCTGCGCCACCACTGAATCCCGGTAAAGTAGTCCATTGCGGCA from the Paraglaciecola mesophila genome contains:
- a CDS encoding M24 family metallopeptidase, which produces MKITKRAFIKASAAAVATLPLSQSVFAANSSASLATDKVAILSDITASSRPITVNERKARIKKAQSLMAKSNVAAMILEPGAAMDYFTGIQWWRSERLTAVVIPREGDIAVLCPFFEEPSIRESLKVGDDVRVWQEHESPFVLVQQILNDRNVKKGRLAFEHSVRYFVLDGVMGLMRQMQHTSADPITQGCRMFKSDHEIALMHKANEITLKAYQYVHANLALGMSQQDVNQLMSSAQAQLGGSGIWTMALFNEASAYPHGSKQAQTINNGSVVLMDCGCAVHGYQSDISRTFVYGEPTKKQQKIWQTVRKGQQIAFENAQIGVPAGAVDDAVRAYYQRQGLGPEYQLPGLSHRTGHGIGMEGHEPVNFVHQEKTRLQAGMCFSDEPGIYIPGEFGVRLEDCIYMTDKGPRWFTTPPDSLESPIGALAVL
- a CDS encoding DUF885 domain-containing protein; this translates as MKISIIKNTLSHAIGKPLAMLTLLAMSGNTWADATEEFNDLLNSHWQEAKKEKIFFRTDPDAWKPQGKLADFSPQGFERREAFNQTMLNKLAQIDVEQLSTDEQVSYRLFKYERETEAKSYEFQDRYFPINFLSGWHTYFAEAPANMAFLTAQDYDQYLISLEDYPRFNQENIDLLAQGVKTGFVQHCETFKHYQQTITAHIVENPKDSALYEPFTRFPAQFTKKQKQRYASKGAELIKNAVVPAYVHFNDYFVNDYMPHCRQEPGISSVKGGADYYAYTANYYTTTDLTPKQIHQLGLDEVERISQEMHEIIQQVGFKGSYAEFLQFLATDPRFYAQDRQDVMEKTAFITQKMYGKLPSFFATLPRNTFTIKGSATRGAFYMPPPDNRTPGTYFLTSDPAQQPLYNLEALSLHEAVPGHHLQNAIAMELDVPEFRRTLNHSAFSEGWGLYSERLGKEAGFYQDPYSDFGRLGYEMWRAVRLVVDTGIHAFGWSRQQAIDYLGSRTALTEKATADQIDRYISWPGQALSYKIGELKIRELRSKAEASLKEKFDIRQFHDVIIGQGSLPMAVLEDSVNQWIETQLKHDE